Proteins encoded in a region of the Psychromicrobium lacuslunae genome:
- the rpmG gene encoding 50S ribosomal protein L33, with amino-acid sequence MAKDKDVRPIIKLKSTAGTGYTYVTRKNRRNDPDRLVLKKYDPKIRQHVEFREER; translated from the coding sequence ATGGCAAAAGACAAGGACGTACGTCCGATCATCAAGCTGAAGAGCACCGCGGGCACGGGTTACACCTACGTAACCCGCAAAAATCGTCGTAACGACCCAGACCGTTTGGTTCTGAAGAAGTACGATCCCAAGATCCGCCAGCACGTCGAATTCCGAGAGGAGCGCTAA
- a CDS encoding endonuclease/exonuclease/phosphatase family protein: MNGISRRKVVQGLASAAAVGALSFAAPSASAASCPQATLKVLVLNAWYGGKKIPGGVQMIADIIKESGASLIFIPEAKETTPEIVSKLKDTGLPFQHAMTGDTAIISAYPIGETTTFPFLTKAVVTVGKTEIAAYAAHLEYRWYATYLPRGYGAGVPDGEFSEYAWDKIPSGPVTDVAAVKRVNDASGRPAAIAEFISDARKERRLGRLVVMGGDFNEPSTLDWTKRTARLFDHHGVTLRWGSTQALKDAGFVDAYRLRHPDPASHPGFTWPASNPNAEISELTWTPEADERDRIDYVFHYPDPRLRLTSAEVVGPKGSIVRNQRVDESGRDPIILTDIPWPTDHKGVLASYLVKS; this comes from the coding sequence ATGAACGGAATATCACGTCGCAAGGTAGTCCAAGGATTGGCTAGCGCGGCCGCAGTTGGCGCATTGTCTTTTGCAGCTCCTTCAGCCTCAGCCGCTTCTTGCCCTCAGGCGACCTTGAAGGTTCTGGTGCTCAATGCCTGGTACGGCGGGAAGAAAATCCCCGGCGGCGTGCAGATGATCGCGGACATCATTAAGGAATCCGGCGCCTCCCTTATTTTTATCCCGGAGGCGAAGGAGACCACTCCCGAAATTGTCTCCAAGCTCAAAGATACCGGGCTGCCGTTCCAGCACGCCATGACCGGAGACACCGCGATCATCTCCGCCTACCCCATCGGCGAAACCACCACCTTCCCTTTCCTCACCAAAGCGGTAGTGACTGTCGGAAAGACCGAGATCGCAGCTTACGCCGCCCATCTGGAATACCGCTGGTATGCCACTTACCTACCTCGCGGCTACGGGGCGGGAGTGCCGGACGGAGAGTTCTCAGAATACGCCTGGGACAAGATCCCCAGCGGTCCGGTCACTGACGTCGCTGCGGTCAAGCGAGTCAATGACGCCTCGGGCCGACCTGCCGCGATTGCCGAATTCATTAGCGACGCGCGCAAAGAACGACGGCTCGGCCGACTGGTGGTGATGGGCGGTGACTTCAACGAGCCCTCCACTTTGGATTGGACCAAACGCACCGCGCGACTTTTCGACCATCACGGGGTTACCTTGCGCTGGGGGTCAACTCAAGCACTCAAAGACGCCGGCTTCGTGGATGCTTACCGGCTGCGACACCCGGACCCGGCGAGCCATCCCGGCTTTACCTGGCCTGCTAGCAATCCAAACGCTGAAATTAGCGAACTAACCTGGACACCCGAAGCCGATGAACGCGATCGAATTGACTACGTCTTTCACTATCCGGATCCCCGGCTCCGGCTGACAAGCGCGGAAGTGGTCGGACCAAAGGGATCGATCGTGAGGAACCAACGGGTCGACGAAAGCGGCCGGGATCCGATTATTTTGACCGACATCCCGTGGCCCACCGACCACAAAGGTGTGCTGGCAAGTTATTTAGTGAAATCTTGA
- the rpsN gene encoding 30S ribosomal protein S14 yields the protein MAKKSKIARNEQRKVIVERYAEKRLELKKALVNPESTDEQREAARLGLQKLPRNASPIRLRNRDVIDGRPRGTFQKFGISRVRFRDMAHKGELPGIKKSSW from the coding sequence ATGGCTAAGAAGTCGAAGATTGCTCGTAACGAGCAGCGCAAGGTCATTGTCGAGCGTTACGCTGAGAAGCGCCTCGAGCTGAAGAAGGCCCTGGTCAACCCGGAGTCCACCGACGAGCAGCGTGAAGCCGCTCGCCTGGGCTTGCAGAAGCTGCCCCGCAACGCTTCCCCGATCCGTCTGCGTAACCGCGACGTGATCGATGGTCGTCCGCGTGGCACTTTCCAGAAGTTCGGCATCTCGCGTGTTCGGTTCCGCGATATGGCACATAAGGGTGAACTTCCTGGTATCAAGAAGTCCAGCTGGTAA
- a CDS encoding alpha/beta fold hydrolase, with product MTSAIINGHKLNYELLRATGLAPGAPRETLVLIHGILIDNLSSYYFTVAPAFAAAGFDVLMFDHRGHGKSARIESGYTVDHVVDDLAELLTEIQIPGPIHLVGNSYGGAIAYSFTLRFPERVASVTVIEGEHPTESWRSVMQDALDQCLIESVKPDFMSKIKDSYGAHGVRLAKVALRILNTTKIVEELPQSQLVAEDALSKIEAPLLAIYGAKSNLAAQEPLVRAQVKKHRIIMVPDIGHTILQDAAKTVEIEVIDWVRAHPAATGSVAPLRIAEPSH from the coding sequence ATGACCTCAGCGATCATTAACGGTCATAAACTCAACTATGAGCTGTTGCGTGCTACCGGCCTTGCCCCGGGAGCACCGCGAGAAACCTTGGTGCTCATTCATGGCATTCTGATCGACAATCTCTCCAGCTACTACTTCACCGTTGCTCCAGCGTTTGCGGCCGCAGGTTTCGATGTGCTGATGTTCGATCACCGTGGGCACGGTAAGAGCGCACGAATTGAATCTGGCTACACCGTCGACCACGTGGTAGACGATCTGGCCGAGTTGCTGACCGAGATTCAGATTCCCGGACCGATCCATTTGGTCGGTAACTCCTACGGCGGTGCAATTGCTTATTCGTTTACGCTGCGCTTTCCGGAGCGAGTGGCCAGCGTCACCGTCATCGAGGGTGAGCATCCCACTGAAAGTTGGCGTTCGGTGATGCAAGACGCGCTTGATCAATGCCTGATCGAATCGGTCAAACCCGATTTTATGAGCAAGATCAAGGATTCCTATGGTGCCCACGGGGTGCGGCTAGCCAAGGTCGCGCTACGTATTTTGAACACCACTAAAATCGTTGAAGAGCTGCCGCAAAGCCAGCTTGTCGCTGAAGATGCACTGAGTAAAATTGAGGCGCCGCTATTGGCGATTTACGGTGCTAAATCGAATTTGGCGGCGCAGGAACCACTGGTCCGAGCGCAGGTCAAAAAACATCGAATCATTATGGTGCCTGATATCGGTCACACCATTTTGCAAGATGCCGCCAAAACGGTGGAGATCGAAGTGATTGACTGGGTGCGCGCCCACCCAGCGGCCACCGGTTCGGTGGCTCCGCTGCGAATCGCCGAGCCTTCGCACTGA
- a CDS encoding MoaF-related domain-containing protein, with the protein MRIITSAITALAIGVLGVAAAQPAAAEAPQPSSTSVQQVAKTTKKPAPKPQSVPSTLAGRVVDVSFDNGAASTLTFSADGKQVSYVDVNDGSVSTVAVSVVKNAKGLFLVTWYEPATGYTVSHLQNYNTGTLSSTWTYLDPATGQYVVEPHQGTLKLHG; encoded by the coding sequence ATGCGAATCATTACCAGTGCAATTACTGCCCTAGCCATTGGCGTGCTCGGAGTGGCGGCGGCTCAACCCGCTGCTGCGGAAGCGCCGCAACCAAGCAGCACCTCGGTGCAGCAAGTGGCCAAAACCACCAAAAAACCTGCTCCGAAACCGCAGAGTGTGCCGAGTACGCTGGCTGGTCGTGTGGTGGATGTCAGCTTTGATAACGGTGCTGCCAGTACTTTGACCTTTTCCGCCGACGGTAAGCAGGTCAGCTACGTTGACGTCAACGACGGTTCTGTTTCCACCGTTGCAGTTAGCGTGGTGAAAAATGCCAAGGGTTTGTTCCTGGTGACCTGGTACGAACCGGCCACCGGCTACACCGTGAGCCACCTGCAGAATTACAACACCGGCACCTTGAGCTCAACCTGGACCTACCTGGACCCGGCCACCGGTCAGTACGTGGTGGAGCCACATCAAGGAACGCTCAAATTGCACGGCTAA
- a CDS encoding AraC family transcriptional regulator, which yields MEIGKIPVKNGNRTPREVEFHDTRGSAGGIEALPLSTLRRQAPAGEFSGAQRPQFAILLFLTEGSLTQLIDFHPFALAPDSVLLIHPGQLLQWGNLDAVEGHCVLFRPDALSSEVFATLPTPYENNHWKLSPALAGAFTTQLKLLESYRASANPARAGLLHHQLSAILLHLSLNSEYPAPSEPSSYRHYRAFQALLETNFARHRGVGWYAAELGISIRTLRNACQLSAAKSPKDIIDLRVHLEAKRYLTHSEISIVELSQILNFRDSSNFSSFFKHLEQLSPREFRGRQKLAALKAPSNE from the coding sequence ATGGAAATCGGCAAAATACCGGTAAAAAACGGCAATAGGACGCCTCGTGAAGTGGAGTTCCACGACACTCGTGGCTCCGCTGGCGGAATTGAGGCTCTGCCGCTGAGCACGCTACGGCGGCAGGCTCCGGCCGGGGAATTCAGCGGTGCGCAGCGACCACAATTCGCTATTCTGCTCTTCCTCACCGAGGGCTCATTGACCCAGCTGATCGACTTCCATCCCTTCGCTTTAGCACCGGACTCGGTGCTCTTGATCCATCCTGGGCAACTACTGCAGTGGGGAAATCTTGACGCGGTGGAGGGTCATTGCGTGCTTTTTCGGCCCGACGCGCTCAGTAGCGAGGTGTTCGCCACTTTGCCAACACCGTATGAGAACAATCATTGGAAACTCAGCCCGGCGTTAGCTGGCGCCTTCACCACCCAGCTGAAGTTATTGGAGAGCTACCGGGCCTCGGCCAATCCGGCTCGCGCCGGCCTCTTGCACCATCAACTCTCCGCGATCCTGCTACACCTCAGCCTGAATTCGGAATACCCAGCCCCCAGCGAGCCGAGCAGCTACCGGCATTACCGAGCATTTCAAGCACTCCTGGAGACAAACTTCGCCCGACATCGCGGCGTTGGTTGGTACGCCGCCGAGCTAGGGATCTCGATCCGGACGCTTCGCAACGCCTGCCAGCTCTCGGCGGCGAAAAGCCCTAAAGACATCATTGATCTGCGCGTTCATCTAGAGGCCAAGCGCTACCTGACTCACTCGGAAATATCGATTGTGGAGCTATCTCAAATCCTGAATTTTCGAGACAGCTCAAACTTCTCCAGCTTTTTTAAACATCTTGAGCAGCTCTCGCCGCGGGAGTTCCGTGGCAGGCAGAAGCTGGCGGCACTCAAAGCCCCGAGCAACGAGTGA
- the rpmB gene encoding 50S ribosomal protein L28 — translation MAAHCQVTGAEPGFGHSISHSHRRNKRRFDPNIQKKRYWVPSLRRNVTLTLSAKGIKTIDVRGIDAVVADILARGVKL, via the coding sequence ATGGCAGCACACTGCCAAGTGACTGGAGCTGAGCCGGGCTTCGGACATAGCATTTCGCACTCGCACCGTCGCAATAAGCGTCGGTTCGACCCGAATATTCAGAAGAAGCGTTACTGGGTTCCGTCCCTGCGTCGCAATGTGACGCTGACGCTTTCGGCAAAAGGTATCAAGACCATCGACGTGCGCGGTATTGACGCCGTCGTCGCCGACATCCTGGCTCGTGGGGTGAAGCTCTAA
- a CDS encoding glycosyltransferase — MRILIVTPPLVGHISPLLGVAAELEARGHLIAWADIAGFQRRLLPPTATSYPCRSGWPDDLAPSRPDNLKGPAALKFLWEDIFVPLARGMADDLAEAAQDFRAELLLVDQQALAGAIVAERLGLPWVSSLSTMDELLNPLAELPKVAQWRATLFAELAEELGLPDGVIGPAGPPHNSPFNPLFSPLLSLAYGIAGLFQRGPLPSTPIDFVGPVFRPNTGGEAAERFIDFAREAEGPTALLALGTANVEAGERFLKTAAEGLTEAGISTIVADPSGVLTGFESECLLSAPFLPQRELLRHVDVFITHSGYNSVCESIWHGVPMVLAGIRDDQPLIAQNAAEHGLGIAVRFSRASGAQIAEATAQVLAEPSYAEKVELYAEKFHCAGGAAAAADALEGLRLGELQTAQSNSAPSSGSIHDQNPTV; from the coding sequence ATGCGAATCCTCATTGTCACCCCGCCGCTCGTCGGGCATATCAGCCCGTTGCTCGGTGTCGCCGCCGAACTCGAAGCCCGAGGGCACCTGATTGCCTGGGCCGATATTGCCGGTTTCCAGCGAAGATTACTGCCACCCACCGCGACCAGCTATCCGTGTCGCAGCGGCTGGCCAGACGATCTGGCACCAAGCCGTCCAGATAACTTGAAAGGGCCCGCAGCGCTGAAGTTCCTCTGGGAAGACATCTTCGTTCCGCTGGCCCGGGGGATGGCCGACGATCTAGCCGAAGCAGCACAGGATTTCCGGGCTGAGTTGCTGCTTGTCGATCAGCAGGCGCTCGCCGGGGCGATCGTTGCAGAGCGACTGGGATTGCCCTGGGTAAGCTCGCTCAGCACCATGGATGAGTTGCTCAACCCGCTCGCGGAACTACCCAAAGTCGCCCAATGGCGTGCCACGCTGTTCGCCGAACTTGCCGAGGAACTGGGCTTGCCGGACGGTGTCATCGGCCCGGCCGGCCCTCCTCATAACTCGCCTTTTAATCCGCTTTTCTCGCCGTTGCTGAGCTTGGCCTATGGCATTGCCGGATTGTTCCAGCGTGGCCCCCTGCCGAGCACGCCGATTGATTTTGTTGGGCCGGTCTTTCGTCCTAACACCGGCGGAGAGGCAGCGGAGCGGTTCATTGATTTCGCTCGCGAAGCCGAAGGACCGACCGCGTTGCTGGCGCTGGGCACCGCGAACGTCGAGGCTGGGGAGAGGTTTCTGAAAACCGCCGCCGAAGGGCTGACCGAGGCCGGTATCAGTACCATTGTCGCTGACCCGAGCGGGGTGCTAACCGGGTTCGAATCGGAGTGCCTGCTCAGCGCACCATTCCTGCCGCAACGGGAACTGCTACGCCATGTCGATGTCTTCATTACGCATAGCGGCTACAACAGTGTTTGTGAATCAATTTGGCACGGTGTGCCGATGGTGCTGGCAGGTATCCGTGACGATCAACCGCTGATCGCGCAAAACGCTGCTGAACACGGCCTGGGCATAGCAGTCAGATTCTCCCGAGCCTCGGGTGCGCAGATTGCCGAGGCAACCGCGCAAGTGTTGGCTGAGCCTAGTTATGCCGAGAAGGTTGAGCTCTACGCGGAGAAGTTTCATTGCGCCGGCGGGGCTGCCGCTGCTGCCGATGCGCTGGAAGGACTTCGCCTCGGCGAGCTGCAGACGGCCCAGTCGAACTCCGCACCAAGCTCAGGAAGCATTCATGATCAGAACCCTACGGTTTGA
- a CDS encoding acyl carrier protein, whose protein sequence is MTTNLSQDVPSPEAVLAEISRILEELLGDYGLDDIEVTRETLFQDDLELESIDLVTLGGKLRDRYGEAINFAEFLGSMELDEIIEMRVGQLVDYVTERLSETAKDSAAEGVA, encoded by the coding sequence ATGACTACCAACCTCTCACAGGATGTGCCAAGCCCAGAGGCAGTGCTTGCGGAAATTAGCCGAATCCTCGAAGAGCTACTCGGGGACTACGGGCTTGACGATATTGAGGTTACTCGCGAAACCCTGTTCCAGGATGATCTTGAGTTGGAGAGCATCGACTTGGTCACGCTTGGTGGCAAGCTGCGTGATCGCTACGGTGAAGCGATCAATTTCGCTGAGTTCCTCGGCTCGATGGAGCTTGACGAGATCATTGAAATGCGGGTGGGACAACTCGTCGACTATGTCACCGAGCGGCTCAGTGAGACGGCGAAGGACTCCGCAGCGGAGGGGGTAGCATGA
- a CDS encoding CitMHS family transporter translates to MLVVLGFLMIAVFMVLIMTKRMTPVLALILVPTVFGLFAGGLLWGEDHNLGDMVMKSIGGLSSTAALLMFAIIYFGLMIDVGLFDPLVRFILRVLGNDPAKVVLGTALLAAAVSLDGDGSTTFIVTTAAMLPVYLRLGLSPVVLTCVAGLANGTLNIVPWGGPTIRAATALKVSATDIFVPMLPSLFAGLLVAFGFAWMLGVSERRRLRALDPIAWAPGAGQTIAPSSKTVGGGLGKMLGGAGQLVKVKVDPADSTMADTVLDPDRATLRPKLIWFNLVLTVLIMVMLVLDVIPLPYVFMLGSAIALLVNFPKVHDQAKQLIAHAPSVVAVVAMVMAAGVLTGVLSGTGMVDAMSQWLVNIIPPSMGPFTAVLCGLISIPATFFMSNDAFYFGILPVLSKTAENYGIQPVEMARASITGQPVHLQSPLVPAILLLVSLANVDLGDHHKKVLWRALVVSLVMLAVGVLVGTIPFGR, encoded by the coding sequence GTGCTGGTAGTTCTCGGCTTTTTAATGATCGCCGTTTTCATGGTGCTGATCATGACCAAGCGAATGACTCCGGTCCTCGCCTTGATCCTGGTGCCTACCGTTTTTGGTCTGTTCGCGGGCGGACTGCTGTGGGGTGAAGACCACAACCTCGGCGATATGGTGATGAAGTCGATTGGTGGCCTGTCTTCCACGGCAGCACTGCTGATGTTCGCCATTATTTACTTCGGGCTAATGATTGACGTCGGTCTTTTCGACCCACTGGTGCGCTTTATTCTGCGTGTGCTCGGAAATGACCCGGCCAAGGTGGTGCTGGGGACCGCGCTACTAGCCGCCGCCGTCTCCCTCGATGGCGATGGCTCGACCACCTTCATCGTTACCACCGCCGCGATGCTACCGGTCTATCTTCGTTTAGGCCTCTCCCCCGTGGTGCTGACCTGTGTCGCTGGCCTGGCCAACGGCACCCTCAATATCGTGCCCTGGGGCGGCCCGACGATCCGTGCAGCCACCGCTCTGAAGGTCTCCGCCACCGACATCTTCGTGCCGATGCTCCCTTCGTTGTTTGCCGGTCTACTGGTCGCCTTCGGCTTTGCTTGGATGCTCGGGGTGAGCGAACGGCGACGACTACGGGCACTCGACCCGATCGCTTGGGCACCGGGGGCCGGGCAAACCATCGCCCCCAGCTCCAAGACGGTGGGCGGTGGCCTGGGCAAGATGTTGGGCGGCGCCGGACAACTGGTCAAGGTGAAGGTAGACCCGGCCGACTCGACTATGGCGGATACCGTGCTCGACCCTGATCGCGCCACGTTGCGGCCTAAGTTGATCTGGTTCAACCTCGTTTTGACCGTGCTGATCATGGTGATGCTGGTGCTTGATGTGATTCCGCTGCCCTACGTCTTCATGCTCGGCAGTGCCATCGCTCTGCTAGTCAACTTCCCGAAGGTGCACGATCAGGCCAAGCAGTTGATCGCCCACGCGCCCTCAGTGGTGGCTGTGGTGGCCATGGTGATGGCTGCCGGGGTACTCACCGGTGTGCTCAGCGGCACCGGCATGGTCGACGCCATGTCGCAATGGCTAGTCAATATCATCCCGCCATCAATGGGCCCCTTCACCGCGGTACTCTGCGGCTTGATTAGCATTCCGGCGACCTTCTTCATGAGCAACGACGCCTTCTACTTCGGTATCTTGCCGGTGCTCAGCAAAACCGCCGAGAACTACGGCATCCAGCCGGTCGAAATGGCTCGCGCCTCGATCACCGGCCAGCCGGTGCACCTGCAGAGCCCGCTAGTGCCAGCGATCCTCCTGCTGGTGTCCTTGGCCAACGTTGACCTCGGCGATCACCACAAGAAGGTGCTCTGGCGAGCCCTGGTGGTTTCTCTGGTGATGCTAGCGGTCGGCGTACTGGTCGGCACTATTCCTTTTGGCCGCTAG
- a CDS encoding nuclear transport factor 2 family protein gives MKRKVIRGFRPLLGVSLLLVLAGCSTTTGTATGADGSEAPATAVSTSDSAATTDQQVAANKKAAQDFYDLAFNQKKLEEAAQKYLAADYLQHNPGVADGAAGFTAGIGALLKANPQLKATTHRVIGQADLVGLQTEMTAKPGGSSQSVMDIFRFDGQGKIVEHWDAIQDVPAKSANGHTMFDGPTEVAPVTASVLQKNTETVRSFLDLAFNQAKAQQAVDNFVGEQYLQHNPLIADGKEAFVKAFAGASPLTGAAATKFPRTIAEGDFVMAQTFAPAESGAGGSGSIDIFRLDADGKIVEHWDAVQDYPAKTVSGHTVWDSGK, from the coding sequence ATGAAGAGAAAAGTGATCCGCGGCTTCCGCCCGCTGCTCGGGGTGAGTCTATTGCTGGTCTTGGCTGGCTGCTCTACTACCACCGGAACTGCCACCGGAGCCGATGGCTCCGAGGCGCCAGCAACCGCCGTTTCAACTAGTGATTCGGCGGCGACGACTGATCAGCAGGTGGCGGCGAACAAGAAGGCAGCCCAAGACTTCTACGATCTGGCGTTCAATCAGAAGAAACTTGAGGAAGCGGCACAGAAGTACCTGGCCGCTGACTACCTGCAGCACAACCCTGGGGTCGCCGACGGTGCCGCCGGATTTACCGCGGGCATTGGAGCGTTGCTCAAAGCCAATCCACAACTCAAAGCGACAACTCATCGAGTGATCGGCCAAGCTGACTTGGTCGGTTTGCAGACCGAAATGACCGCCAAGCCCGGTGGCAGCAGCCAGTCAGTGATGGATATCTTCCGTTTTGACGGCCAGGGCAAGATCGTTGAGCATTGGGACGCCATTCAGGATGTGCCGGCTAAAAGCGCAAACGGGCACACCATGTTCGATGGTCCGACCGAGGTGGCTCCGGTGACAGCCTCGGTACTGCAGAAGAACACCGAGACGGTGCGCAGCTTTCTCGACTTAGCCTTCAACCAGGCGAAAGCGCAGCAAGCGGTGGACAACTTTGTCGGCGAACAGTACCTCCAGCACAACCCGTTGATTGCCGACGGTAAGGAAGCCTTTGTGAAGGCCTTTGCCGGCGCGAGCCCATTGACCGGTGCAGCAGCGACTAAATTTCCACGGACCATTGCAGAAGGTGACTTCGTGATGGCGCAGACCTTCGCGCCAGCCGAGTCCGGGGCCGGTGGCTCTGGCTCAATCGACATCTTCCGCTTGGATGCGGACGGGAAGATTGTGGAGCACTGGGATGCCGTACAGGACTATCCGGCTAAAACCGTCAGCGGGCACACCGTGTGGGATAGCGGCAAATAA
- a CDS encoding zinc-dependent alcohol dehydrogenase family protein → MLATMIHAPQDIRVEERPQPKILHPSDAVLRVVAACVCGSDLWPYRGVRATKEPHPIGHELVGVVEEVGAEVKTVKPGDFVISPFSISDGSCVNCRNGWTQACEHGTGFGGTDGFGLAVDGAQGEYVRMPYADGTLIATPEMPPAELIPDLLTLADVMCTGHHAAISAEVGPGKSVVVVGDGAVGLSGVLAASRLGAERIIIMSRHADRQRLAVEFGATDVIAERGEAGIAAIKQLLGGLADCALECVGTKESMDQALHVLRPGGHLGYVGVPAGGPELPLRYLFETNIHVAGGIAPAHTYIPELLPEVLDGSLRPGRVFDLELPLSEAAEAYRAMDERRAIKVLLKP, encoded by the coding sequence ATGCTTGCCACCATGATCCACGCACCCCAGGACATCAGGGTTGAAGAGCGGCCTCAGCCCAAGATCTTGCACCCCTCCGATGCCGTGTTGCGCGTTGTGGCTGCCTGCGTCTGCGGATCAGATCTCTGGCCCTACCGCGGCGTCCGAGCGACCAAAGAACCGCACCCGATTGGCCATGAATTGGTCGGTGTCGTCGAAGAGGTGGGCGCCGAGGTTAAGACGGTGAAACCGGGTGATTTTGTGATTTCACCTTTTTCGATCAGTGACGGTAGCTGTGTCAACTGTCGCAATGGCTGGACGCAGGCCTGCGAGCACGGCACCGGCTTCGGCGGCACCGACGGTTTTGGACTTGCGGTCGATGGCGCTCAGGGCGAGTACGTCAGGATGCCTTATGCGGACGGCACCCTGATCGCCACCCCGGAAATGCCTCCGGCAGAGTTAATCCCAGATCTGCTCACCCTGGCCGATGTGATGTGCACCGGCCATCATGCGGCTATCTCCGCAGAAGTGGGTCCGGGCAAGAGCGTTGTGGTGGTGGGCGACGGCGCGGTGGGCCTTTCCGGCGTGCTAGCGGCCTCTCGGCTCGGCGCGGAACGGATCATCATCATGTCTCGGCACGCTGATCGACAGCGGCTCGCCGTTGAATTCGGTGCTACCGACGTGATCGCCGAACGTGGTGAGGCGGGCATCGCCGCGATTAAACAATTACTCGGCGGACTCGCCGATTGTGCCCTGGAGTGTGTCGGCACCAAGGAGTCAATGGATCAGGCCTTGCATGTGCTGCGACCGGGCGGCCATCTTGGCTATGTCGGGGTACCCGCGGGTGGTCCGGAACTGCCGCTGCGCTATCTTTTTGAGACGAATATCCATGTCGCCGGTGGCATCGCTCCCGCGCACACTTATATCCCGGAGCTACTGCCCGAGGTACTTGACGGCAGCCTGCGACCGGGCCGGGTTTTTGACCTTGAGCTGCCGCTAAGCGAGGCAGCGGAGGCTTACCGGGCAATGGATGAGCGGCGGGCTATCAAGGTGCTGCTCAAACCGTAG
- a CDS encoding universal stress protein, with amino-acid sequence MATIILAHVKGEDGLAAVREASQQARWRNARVIAVSAQGDASGTPVYSSPEAFEQISAELGAAGLEFELVPARDNSAEQILELAAEHSAELIVLATRKRSPVMKLFLGSMAQQVILEADCPVLTVRGS; translated from the coding sequence ATGGCAACCATCATCTTGGCTCATGTGAAAGGCGAGGACGGCCTGGCCGCCGTCCGGGAAGCGAGCCAGCAAGCCCGCTGGAGAAATGCCAGAGTTATCGCGGTGAGCGCTCAGGGCGATGCCAGTGGCACCCCGGTGTACTCCTCCCCCGAAGCCTTCGAACAGATTTCGGCCGAGTTGGGGGCGGCCGGACTGGAGTTTGAACTGGTGCCAGCTCGGGATAACTCGGCGGAACAGATCCTAGAACTCGCCGCCGAACACTCGGCTGAACTCATTGTGCTAGCTACCAGGAAACGTTCACCTGTGATGAAGCTCTTCCTCGGCTCGATGGCTCAGCAGGTAATCCTGGAGGCCGACTGTCCGGTGCTGACCGTTCGCGGTAGCTAG